The proteins below come from a single Jaculus jaculus isolate mJacJac1 chromosome X, mJacJac1.mat.Y.cur, whole genome shotgun sequence genomic window:
- the LOC101597420 gene encoding CCR4-NOT transcription complex subunit 9-like codes for MEIQPAQAFPALPRTSEERSEFTLLGGYRQCNAGGYRDQPVPTALAQVDREKIYQWINELSSPETRENALLELSKKRESVPDLAPMLWHSFGTIAALLQEIVNIYPSINPPTLTAHQSNRVCNALASLQCVASHPETRSAFLAAHIPLFLYPFLHTVSKTSPFEYLQLTSLGVIGALVKTDKQEVINFLLTTEIIPLCLHIIESGSELSKTVATFILQKILLDDTGLAYICQTYEGFSHVAMILGKMVLQLSKEPSAHLLKHVVRCYLQLSDNPRAREALRQCLPDQLKDTTFAQVLKDDTTTKRWLAQLVKNLQEGQVTDTRGIPLPPQ; via the exons ATGGAGATTCAG CCTGCCCAGGCTTTTCCGGCCCTTCCCCGGACTTCGGAGGAAAGGTCAGAGTTCACGCTTCTCGGAGGTTACCGGCAATGCAATGCGGGCGGGTACCGAGACCAACCTGTGCCTACTGCACTGGCTCAAGTGGACAGAGAAAAGATCTACCAGTGGATCAACGAGCTGTCCAGTCCTGAGACAAGGGAAAATGCTTTACTGGAGCTAAGCAAGAAGCGAGAATCTGTCCCTGACCTTGCACCCATGCTGTGGCATTCATTTGGTACTATTGCAGCACTTTTACAGGAAATAGTaaatatctatccatctatcaacCCACCCACCTTGACAGCACATCAGTCTAACAGAGTTTGCAATGCTCTGGCATCACTGCAGTGTGTGGCTTCACACCCAGAAACAAGGTCAGCTTTTCTTGCAGCACACATCCCACTTTTTTTGTACCCCTTTTTGCACACAGTCAGCAAAACAAGTCCTTTTGAATATCTTCAGCTTACTAGCCTTGGTGTTATTGGGGCCTTGGTGAAAACAGATAAGCAAGAAGTgatcaactttttattgacaacagaAATTATCCCTTTGTGTTTGCATATTATAGAATCTGGAAGTGAACTTTCCAAAACAGTTGCCACATTCATCCTCCAGAAGATCCTCTTAGATGACACGGGTTTGGCCTACATATGTCAGACATATGAGGGTTTTTCCCATGTTGCCATGATCTTGGGTAAAATGGTCCTGCAGCTATCCAAAGAACCCTCTGCTCATCTGCTGAAGCATGTAGTAAGATGTTATCTTCAGCTCTCAGATAATCCCAGGGCGCGTGAAGCACTCAGGCAGTGCCTCCCTGACCAGCTGAAGGATACAACCTTTGCCCAGGTGCTAAAAGATGACACCACCACAAAACGCTGGCTTGCACAACTGGTGAAGAACCTGCAAGAGGGCCAAGTCACTGATACCCGGGGTATCCCTCTGCCCCCTCAGTGA